Genomic segment of Planctomycetota bacterium:
AGTTTCTGCTGTTCCGCCTTATATTTTTTCAATTCCGCATCATCAGGGCATCCGATGCAGCAGGCAAAGGTGCTTTTGACCACATCCTCGCTTTTCTTTACGGCTTTCTGGACCGCCTGGTAAGCTGAGGTTCCTATTTTACCGATGGGATAAACCTGGCGGACGATATTGTTGGAAAACTCGCTCACCCGGTTGCAGATAGTATTTTTCCGCATGTTTTGTTGTTCCGCTGCCTGCGCAGGGGCGGCCCCGGCCGGCTGGGCGGATTGCGCCGCCCTGCCGACGATGGTAAATATCGGGGTCCCGCATGAGGAACAAGCCCCCCGGATGGCTTTCATGCCGTTACTCAACACGACTTCCTTGTAATTTTCAATATCCATCCTTTTTTTGCATTTGACACAAAAACCTTTTTCTAACATTTTGGTTCTCCTTTTAATGCCGGCTGCCGCAATTAAACCTGTTCGGATGCGGCATTAGAAGCACCTCCCGGCTGGGATAAAGGCGGATTTGCCTTTTTCGCCCGCAGCCTGGCCGGTTTTGCCCGGCTTGTTTTTTTAGTTTCAACGGATTTTTTAATCTTCTGGATAGCATCTTCGATTTCCCGAATCTGCTTAATTAACGCCTTAACCTTCGGCTGGCTGAAAATATCCTTGTCGCTTTGCTTGAGAAGCCGCGAAATTTCGGCGCCCAGTTCGGTATGGCACTCACCCAGCTTTTGTTCCTGGCGCAGCAGTTTCCAGCTGTTTTCAAACTGGCCCAGCGCCTTCCTGGCAAAGCGGGAACTTGAATTGCCCAGTTTGGACAGCTGCTTTTCAATCTGCTTCTGTATAATATATAAACGCTTCGTTACTTTGCCGGCAAGCTTGCCAGCCTTATCGCAGAATTCCGTATTCTTAATGCTCTCCTCTGAACGGGCTGTTTTTTCCACTTTTACTTCATTATTGGGCATAATCGCACCTCCTTATATTATTAACATCCGCCATCAGCCATGAAGATTTTGGTCAAAACGACCAGGTCCAGGTATTCCAGATTAAACGGCTTCATGATATATTCGAATGCACCCAGATTTAAAGCCTGGTCTATCGTACCGGATTCACGGTCGCCTGTAATTATCATGACGTTGATTCTTCTATCCAATGCCTTGATTTTTTTTAAGGCCAGCAAGCCGTCCATGCCGGGCATGTTTACATCCAGTAAAACGAGGTCCGGCCTGTCCGCTTTGATTTTATCAAGCGCTTCTTCCCCACAGGATGCCGTATCCACGGTATAACCGCGCTGCATTAAGAATTTACCCAAGAAACTGCATATTTCCGGATCATCGTCAACTATCATAATTTTAGCCGTTTGGTTCTTGGGCTTGGCAGAAGCTGGTTTCTTTTTAAGCTTCAAATCTTCGATGGTATTCATGAATGATTCTATGCTCAAACCCTTTTGCAGGAAACGGGTCACCCCAAAAACTCTGGCATCCCTTTCCAGTTCTTCCGTGCCAAAACCGGTCAACATGATTATATCAACTGCTGGATCAAACCGCCTGATTTCCCGCAATAAATCCAAGCCGCTTAGCCCGGGCATACGATGGTCCAGGATTATCAAATCCGGCCGATCATTGCGCAGCTTAAGAAGCGCATCCTCTCCCGAAACACTGGTATCCACCGCATAACCATAGCGGTTAAGAAGCCTGTATAATAAATCCCTTATCGCCACATCATCATCCACGACTAGGATTTTTTCCATCTTATCTTTCCAGGATATTATGCAGTTTTTCGATACTAACAGTAAAAAAACCGCTGACCTGCCCGTCGTATAATAGGCGGGCAGGGTCGGACGCCTAGAGCATATAAATTAAAATATTTATTTATTGGTCTCTCCGCGTCTTTCAAGCGGTATATTTATCGTTTTCATATTCCGCTTAAAAGAGAAGCAACATTTATGCCAAAATGACATGAGAACAATTCATAATCTTTGTTGGATTTAAAAGAAGCATTTAACTTCCAGGATACCGTGTTAAATTTGTTCTTCTATGGCGGAGTGGGTCGCTATTTTATCACGGAGTTCTTCCAGCGGGATATTAATCATTTCCGCAGCTTTCTCCAGATTGCCGTTAGCCTGGTTTATGACATACTGGATATATTTCTGCTGCATTTCGGAAAGGGGTTTAATTTTATGTGGAGCTTTATTGCTAAATAGATCCAGTTCTTCCCACAAAATCTGGTAATCATCCAGTGATGGGATGGCCAGCGCCACATCAGCCGGAGTAATGGTTTCATTTTCACTCAGGATATGCACCCTTTCCACGAAATTCTTCAATTCCCTGATATTACCCGGCCAATCGTATTCGAGGAGCATTTGGATGGCGCTTGGGGAAAATGGTTTCCTCTTTTGACCGTTGTTTTTTTCATATAAACCTGAAAAATGACCGACCAGTAGCATGATATCATCCGGCCTCATGCGCAGGGGATAAACCTGGATATTCATTACCGCCAGCCGGTAATAAAAATCGCTTCTGAACCGGCCGGACTTAACCTCATCGGCAATATTGCGGTTCGTAGCGGAAACAATCCGGACATCCACCCAGCGTTCCTGGTTATCACCCAGTCGCCTGAAAGTGCCGGTTTCTATCACCCGCAATAATTTAACCTGAAGGGTAGCAGAAAGTTCAGTTACTTCATCCAGAAAAAGGGTGCCCTTGTTAGCTTCTTCCAAAAGCCCGAGTTTGGAATTGACCGAATCGGTAAACGCACCTTTGGTATGCCCGAAAAGCTCGTTTTCCAGGAGATTTTCCGGAATGGCACCGCAGTTAATCGGGATAAAAGGCGCCTGCGAACGCTTGCTGTTTTGATGGACCATGCGGGCCACCAGTTCTTTCCCTACGCCGGTTTCACCGGAAATCAAGACAGAAGCATTGGTCGGCGCCACCTTGCTAACCACATTCTGGATGCCTTTAATCGCAGTGCTTTGGCCGATAAACTCCGTGGCAGACGGCTTGATAACGGACCATTTGCCATCGTTTTTTTCTATTTCTTTCTTGTAATTACGGTTGGCTTTCCGGT
This window contains:
- a CDS encoding response regulator, producing the protein MEKILVVDDDVAIRDLLYRLLNRYGYAVDTSVSGEDALLKLRNDRPDLIILDHRMPGLSGLDLLREIRRFDPAVDIIMLTGFGTEELERDARVFGVTRFLQKGLSIESFMNTIEDLKLKKKPASAKPKNQTAKIMIVDDDPEICSFLGKFLMQRGYTVDTASCGEEALDKIKADRPDLVLLDVNMPGMDGLLALKKIKALDRRINVMIITGDRESGTIDQALNLGAFEYIMKPFNLEYLDLVVLTKIFMADGGC
- a CDS encoding sigma-54-dependent Fis family transcriptional regulator encodes the protein MNEQPKVLIIDDDEPFVDSLTINLAEANYQVFSTPNLSAGLKDLTEKKILVVLVSANQDEGESLETLKSLKIYLPFVEVIILARKGNFKIACRAMSLGAHNFLVKSSNSEEFISVIGSAYRKANRNYKKEIEKNDGKWSVIKPSATEFIGQSTAIKGIQNVVSKVAPTNASVLISGETGVGKELVARMVHQNSKRSQAPFIPINCGAIPENLLENELFGHTKGAFTDSVNSKLGLLEEANKGTLFLDEVTELSATLQVKLLRVIETGTFRRLGDNQERWVDVRIVSATNRNIADEVKSGRFRSDFYYRLAVMNIQVYPLRMRPDDIMLLVGHFSGLYEKNNGQKRKPFSPSAIQMLLEYDWPGNIRELKNFVERVHILSENETITPADVALAIPSLDDYQILWEELDLFSNKAPHKIKPLSEMQQKYIQYVINQANGNLEKAAEMINIPLEELRDKIATHSAIEEQI